ATTGCTTGCTTTTGAAAAATCACCGGAACTGGCCAATACTTTCCCATCCAAAACATCATTCTCACAAAACCTATAATTTTTCAGATTCAATGTGTCAAACTTTTCCTTGCAGATATCCGAAACCTCCTTAATCGATTTTTTTGAATTCTTATTATCCTTTAGGATATCGGAAATTCTTCCTATAAAACTTTTATCTGTGAAATTAACCTTTCCCGATAACGTTTCCATGATATCCTGACTTGTTTTAAAATCTAGAGTGTCATAAGAATAATCTGGAGAGGGCATGGATATTACAGTGTTTACAATAAAGATAGCCATCAAAAGAATTGATATTGCCAATATTGACTCTATTAAATAAAAACTTCCTTTTTCATCTGTCATAAATGAGAATAGGATTTTAAAATATTAAAAAAATAGTAAAGTGTGCAAAAATTAATTTGCACGAATGTGTTTTATCACTTTTTCCTTTTTAGCGATAGCCGCATCTGAAGCCTCTTGAACCTTTTGCTTCATTTCTTCAAAGTCTTCAGGGGTTGTTTCACCAACCAACTTTTTGATTTTGGTATAAGCCGCTTCCCTAAATAGAGGAACCAATTTTTCTTCAGTTGAATCCTCTTTTATCAGGATTGGCTCGCCGGAGTTGTTGACCTCACCAATCTCAGATATTGCAACATCATATTTGGAAACTGCCTTTTTGATATCTCCGACAATTTCCGGAGGTGCAATCAGCATCAATGAATCGGTTGACACACCCAATGGATCGATATTTAAAGTTTCAAGCATGTTCAATACATTTGGCGCAACCATCTGCCTTATTTCCTTTTCATAAAACTCAAGACCGACACCGGTTGTATTTGATATCTCATGAGCATCTCCCCTAAGACCACCGTTTGTTACGTCAGTCATTGCATGGATGTCTTTTACAAGGTCAGCTTCAAACAATGCATGTGATGCCTGAACGAAATTGACGTTCATTGTATCCCATACGACATCGAAAAATCCATTGTAAAGTGCAGTTGTTGTAATTGTTCCTCCACCGGAACCTTCTGTTAATAAAATGACATCCCCTTCAGTCGCTCCTTTTCTTGCGGTTGGAGGATATGCTGATACTCCCACACTTCCAACAGCTGATACGAATCTGTCGCCTAAAACCATGTCTCCGCCGACACGCAATGTACTTCCCGCAACTATTGGAACATCCACAAGCTCTGAAACTGCCGCAACACCTGCTGTGAAATCGAATATTTTTGCAACATCACCATCATCTGCAAGGTGAACATCACTCAAGATGGCTACCGGGTCTGCCCCCATTACGCAAACATCCCTGAGTGTTGCTCTGGTTACATGAAAACCGCCTAAAAACGGATATTCACTTAAACGTGAGTGGATTCCATCAACGGCAGTTGTAATGTAAACCTCATCGTTTTTGACTGGGGCCTTCACGACTCCACCATCGTCCTGCTCTGACGGGTTTACCAGTGATGCAGTATTTGTTGATGATACAATTTCTGCAATCTTTCTGTGAACGAAGAAGTCCCCGGCTCCACGGGATCCGACTCCCATCTCGCCCATGAGCACATCAGCCTTGTTAACACTGGCTATTTCCTTTAAAAACTCATCATCACTTTCCTGTAATTTTAAAGTGGTTGAAACTTCATCAATTACTGCCTTTGCCATTTCATAAGAATTTTCTTCTGAAATTTTCTTGTATTCTCTTATTCTAACAGCCAAAATTTCTGCTAGGTCATCATAATCATAATCATCAATTCTTGCTCTTACAAATCCTTCAATATCCATAATCAAATCTCCAAATCAGTGAAATTTTTCAAAATCTTGAGTCCAGCCACCCCGCTCTTTTCCGGGTGAAACTGTGTAGAAAACAAATTATTCTGAGATAAGCTGGCTACCACATCACCACCATACTCGCAGACTCCAGCAATGATATTGTCATCGTCCGGGACCACATGATAGGAGTGAACAAAGTAGAAAAACTCTCCGTCAATGCCTTGCAAAATTGGTGAATCATTGACAACATTCAATTTGTTCCAGCCCATGTGAGGTATTTTCACTCCTTCAGGAAGCAATTCAACATGCCCCTTGAATAAGTCCAGACCTTTAATGCCAGGAGACTCTTCGCTTTCGCTCATCAACACCTGTTGGCCAAGGCAAATTCCCAAAAACGGCTTATCATCACCGACATGTTCTCTTATAACATCTTCAAATGGCTTTAGGTTTTCCATTGCGCTTCCAAAAGCTCCAACACCTGGCAAAACCAAATATTCGCTATTGGCTATTATCTCCTTATCGTCAGTTATCTGAAAGTCACATCCAATCTTTCTAAATCCATTGGAAATGCTTTTAAGGTTTCCGCTTTTATAATCTATAATCGTTATCATTCGTCCAACCACCCGATAGCTGATCTAATCATTCCTCCAAAGTCTGAAAAGACAATTTTATCAGTTCCAAGGGTTTTTGAGTGGGCATCAAGCTCTGCAACAACATGAGTGTAGCCCAAATCCTTTAGAGGCTCCACCAAACGAGGCCCATCGGTTACAGCAACAGATTCTGTGTCAAATTCCTCAATCGGGAATGCATGAGGAACTCCGAATACGACAATCAAATCCAAATCCTTATCTTTCAGGTATTCAGCAGCCCTGTTTGCAGTTATGGGATACTCGTCAAGGCCTCCTGTAATAAAATCCGGTTCGATGTCAAGCTGATTCTTGATGTTTACTGCATGCTGCCTGATTCTTGGAAGGCCTATGTTCTCATCCAAATTGGCCACGAAAACAGGCCTGTTGTCAGGGTTGATTTTTCTATAGTCAAAATTTATGATATCTGAAAATAAATATGATGTTTCCTTTTTAACGTTCAGGACAAATGCGACTTTCTTATTATCCTTCAGTGCATTGACTACCCTTTTTGCAACGCTTTCCTTTGAATCACCGAAATTAGGTTTGATATACTTACCCTGTGCCATTCCACGAGTCTTTTCAACTTCAGTTGCCTTTTCAAGCATTTCAATTTGCCTGTCTGCCTCCTCTCTAGGTATTACACCGCATTCAACGGCAGCATCTAAAACCATTATCGCGCCGACAGTATTGTCGCCCTCGCCAGACCCCCCATGGGATTCGACTGGAATGACTGTGCACGGCAAGTCAGCAGTTGCAATCGCCTCCTTTAAATCCTCGCCGATAATCATGCTTGCGCATGTTCCCGCAATGCCCATCAATTTCGGATGGAACATGTCATAAGCTTCGACTAATGTGTCGACTAGTTTTTCACCGGCACCCAATATGAAATCGTTTTCAGACATTCCTGTAGTTACTACACGCACACCATCGCTTTCTAAAAGTCTGGCTGTTCTAAAACAGCAGCCTGTAGGCCCGTGCATGACAATAACATCTACGTTCATATCCCTTAAAGTGTAAAGGGTAGCGGCAATTGGACTTGGTCTCGGATGCATATTTTTTTCACCTAACAAATTTTTAACAAATAAGTATTTTTAATTCTTAATTAATATAATTAATTAACAAATTCAGGGAGATTGCATTATGAAACTTGACGAGAAAATTTTGGAAGAAAAAATTAGGGAATACAGAAAAACAAAAAGCTGCTCCGAGTCAACCTTGATGGGTCTTTGCGAAACCGCCGAGATTGACATCACAGCTGATGAAATGACCAGATTAGGATGCGGATTTGCAGGCGGAATTGGAGGAACCTTTGATGAGGGAACCTGCGGTGCCGTCACCGGAGCATTGATGGCAAACGGGCTGATTTTAGATGATGTTAGCAAAATCAAAGCCAATGCAAAAGAAATTTTCAATGCCTTTAAAGACGAATACGGAACAGTGAGATGCGACAAGATAAGCGACCACGGCAAAGACAAATCCCCATGCGTCGACTGCTGCGTGTTCATTGCAAAGAAAGTTGCTGACTTGTTGGAGGAATAATCTGCTCGGTGAGTAACCTTAGCCAGAATTTTAGTAAAAAAAAATGATGTCCTCAAATCATATGCGAATAATCTTCATTTGAAGGGTTATATGATTTTGAGGAAACCTACCTAGAATTTATGGTTGAAAATGTAGTCCTCACAATGTTTTTTAAAGAAAGATAGATGATGCTTAAAAGGTGAAAGTAAGGAATATTAAGTAGTGTTTGAAACGAATATTTTACAGTAATTATTCAAAACAATGAAAAAAAAGAAAATATTAAAAATGATTTAAATTATCTACATTTCAATTGTTTGATTAAATATAGCATCATCTAAATCATCTGCTAAAACATCATCAAAGATATATACAACCGCTTTTGATGGAATGTCATTACCAGAAACATATGCAGAACCAGAAACTTTGATAGGTTGATCTTTAGGAACAGAATTCATATTCCAAACAAGAGGGCTCTTATCAATGATTGCACCTGAATCATCATAGAATACTACAACCATTTCTAAATAATCAAATTCTTTAGCCGCTTCTAAATTACAAGTAACTTTATACATACCATAGCCTTCATTATTAATTTTAAGGTCTTCAACGGTTAATTTATCACTATCATCCCCAAATCCAAAGAATCCAGCACTAACAACCGAAACACTCAAAATTGCAAGTATTAAACTTAAAATTAAAATATAACTTTTTCTCATTTTAAACACCCAATATTAATATGTTAATCATAATTATGATTTTTGATAATAAATAATTTTCCATTGTGTTTAAAACTAATATTTTAAAATGAATAATTCAAATGAAAATATAAACTCCCCATAGGATGGCCAGCAAAATAATGTTTAAAACCGTGAATACTGCCAGATACCTGATTTTAAACTCATCATATTCACGAACAATGATTTTATACGAAATCAAGTTTGCCATGGATGCTACAAGTGTTCCAAATCCGCCAATATTGATTCCAACGATGATAGCTTCATAGTTTGTGCTGAAACCGCTGAGCAATATTGCGGCAGGAACATTTGAAATTACCTGGGATGCAACCACACCCCACAACACCTCATTTCCAACGATTGACTTGGTAAACAATGAACTGAAAAACGGAATATTTTCAAGATTTCCAAACAAAATGAAAAGTGCAATGAATGTCAAAAGCAAGTAGTAATCGACACCAAGAAAAACCCTTTTAAAGAAATTTTTGCGATTAAACCTGATTTTTTTCATTTCTGGCAACTCAATATCATCCCGCGGGACAAATAACAACAATACAAATAAAAATATCACAGATGCAATGATATAAGGAAGCAGCAGTAGGAAAAATGACTCGAATGAAATGTTGGAGACAGTGTACATCACGATATTATGCGGAGCGCCGATAGGAAGAACCATGCATCCGACATTAGCGGCAATCGTCTGCAAGCTGACTGTAAATACCGCCAAATCAACCCTATTGACTCTTCTTAAAGCCAAAATGGAAAATGGTACAAAAATAATTAAAGACACATCGTTTGTGATGAATATGGAACTGATAAAACATGTGAAAACCAAAACTAAAACAAGACCTCGAGCGTTTCCAATTTTTCTCAGCAATTTACGGACCAAAATCTCAAAAAGGGATAAATTCTTTAAGACCTCAACAATGACCATGATTACAAAAAGCAATATGACCGTTTCCCAATTGATGTAATATACATAATTAAAACTTGGATGGACGAAAAAACAAGAAACAATAGCTAATATTAATGATATTGAAAATATTATCTCTTTTTTAAAAAAATCAAAGCTTTTATCAACTAAATTAGGCATAATATCTGTTTAAGCTAATATTTTTAAGTTAATCTGCCTCTTCATCCAATGTTTCCAGAAGAAAACTTACAGGCCTGAAGCCGTCATTGCAGGATATCATGGCCGATTTCTTATTTTTCATCCATCCCCCATAGAAATCCTCAGCGCCATTGGCCAATGCAAGCACAAAGGGTGAAACGCTCTCCCATGCACTGTCACAGAAATTATCTGGTTTTTGCCAACCGTTAGCTATGAAAACATCACCCTCTTCAACATCACATTCATGTTCCAGAGGATTTTCATATTTCTCAATCAAATCATCATGCCTCACTTTCCTAACAACAGAGATTTTTACCTTATACAAGCCCATCACCTAACCACATATTTGTTTACATATTATATAATCTAGATTAACAACTGCTAAAATCCTTCACTCCAATTAACATTAACTGCAAGGATTTAAAAAAACGAATCCAAAAAAGCTTTGGGATATATATCCTCAAAAGAAAACAGACTTGAAAACCAAAAACCCAACCGTTAATGTTAAAAAAATAATTAAAAGAAGAATTATCCTCTTGTAACGATGCTTATGATATCGCCGTCTTTCAGCTCATAGTCACTGGCGACACGCATGTTCTTTCTTGCATCCACTGCATGCATGAACTTATCTCCAATATCTGTGTGGACAATATATGCCAGTTCACGTGGAGTTGAGCCCTTAGGAACCAAAAATCCATCAGGCAGGACATTGCCCTTTTGGTCAGTGTATTTATGCTCATCCTGAACAGGATAGACGACAATCCTGCCAAGCAATTCGAAGACTGCATAGTTCAATGCATCCTGAACCCCAGTGCTGCCGTATTTATCCAATATGCTGGTTTGAATATACTCCAAACCTTTGCGTTGGGCTTCAGACAATTCTTCAGGTTTCAGGATTTCAAAATGGTCATCACCGGGCAAATAGCTAATCAAGCCGCTTTCTGCAGCCTTCACTAGTGCAAGCTCTGAACCTGCAGAGGTTGGAATCACGTTCGGATACTTTTCCTTGATTCTTTCGATGTTTGCAGCTGAAGTCGGCAGGTCCGCCTTGTTTGCAATAATCATCATCGGCTTTGCAATGTGCAGAATGTTGCGTGTAAGCTCAATCAAGTCTTCTTCTTCCCATTTGTTGTAATCTGGCTCGATTGTTCTTCTGGCCTCAATGATGTCCTCAATAGCTATTCCTGTTCCGGACAATTGGTCAAACAACACTTTTGAAATGTCAAGGTGCTCGGCACCTACCTTTCTCACAAGCCTTACCCAATTTTTGGACAGTATCCCATACATCCACATTACAATCTCGTTTTCAAGAAATTCCAGATCATCAAGCGGGTCGTGGCTTCCAGCATCGACCGGATTTCCCTCAAGGTCTGTTGAGCCTGAAGCGTCAATGACATTAATAAACACTTTGGCCTGCATCAGTTCATCTAAAAACTTATTACCCAATCCTTTTCCTTCGTGCGCTCCAGGAACTAATCCTGCAACGTCAATCATCTCAATCGGCAATAATCTTTTTCCATCGACACATATGGAATTATGGGGATTGCATATGACGCCCAGTTCCTTACATGGGCAATCCTTAATAACGTGAGCAACCGCCTTATTCGCATCAATTGTTGTAAATGGATAGTTTGCCATTTCAACCCCCGATGCTGTTGCTGAATTGAAAAAAGATGATTTTCCTACATTCGGTTTTCCACAAACTGCAATTTGAAGCATAATAATCACTTTATTTCTAATGACATCATAATTTTTGTTTTTAAAATTATATATAGTTTCAGAAAGTAAATACTATTCAATGAAAGATGAAGAGATTGACCGTCCATCAGCTATGAAAGTTCGCCAGGGAATCCAGGATGCGATAACATATTCATTGCCGGACAAAAAATTCAGTGAAAAGAACATTGATTTAGTGGAAATTGACATCGAATTGAAGAATCTAGGCTGGAACTTCCACAATTACCGCATATTAAATCTAACCGACATTCATTTGGGCCAATGGATTAACCCAAAATATCTAGATGACCTTGTAGACTATGCGAATACATTAAATATCGATTTGATTACATTGACCGGCGACTATTTCTCATATGTCATTGACGAATATATTGAATCGCTGCAGAATTCCTTGAAAAGACTGAAAGCCCCCGACGGCAAGTTGGGAGTTTTGGGAAATCATGACCACTGGATGGGAGCTGAAAAGGTAAGAGATATTTTCAAGGCTGCAGACATCGTTGATTTGAGCAATGATGTAAAAACATTCGAAAAAAATGGGGATTGCTTGAATGTTGCAGGCGTTGATAGCTGTACTGTCTGTGCTGATGATTTAGATAAGGTAATTTCCAAACTGCCGGAAGATGTTCCTACAGTATTGCTTGCCCATGAACCTGATTTTGCAAAAGAATCATCCAAAACTGGGCGGTTTGATTTGCAGATTTCTGGCCATTCACATGGAGGACAATTCATCATTCCCTCATTTGAAACCACCCCTTTTAGAGGGCCGAATTCAACAAAATACCCTGTTGGGCTTTATAATGTAGAAAATATGATTCAATACACAAGCAAGGGGCTTGGAACAAATTCGTTTAGAATAAGAATCAACTGCAAACCAGAGATTACTATAATTACCCTTAAAACCGATAAAAAACAAAAGATACCCTTAAAATGAATAAAGTAAAAACTGATGATTAAAATGACTGGAAAAATTTTTATTATTGGAATTGGCCCGGGCTCAAGCGAATATTTAACCAAAAAAGCCATCGATACTGTAAATGAAAGCGATTACACTGTCGGAAGCACAAGAGCAATTGAACTGTTTGGAGATGTTGAAGGAAAGATTGCATTCAATGTGAAAGACCTGTTGGACAAGCTCGAGGAGGGAGTTCAGCTGGCATGTGACGGCAACACCGTTTCAATATTGTCAACTGGAGATCCTGGTTTTTCAGGAGTCCTGAATACTGTCTTAAGACTTTCGGATGAAAATGGATTTGATAAGGACAAAATTGAAGTGATTCCGGGAATCAGTTCGCTCCAGCTTGCGGCAGCAAAATGCCACATCCAATGGGACAATGCCAACGTGATGACCTTCCATGGAAGGGAAAACATCGAAGACATCCTTCCAGTCATAAACAACGGAAAGACAACAATTGCGCTTCCTTCAAGAAAAGTGAAGGACATGGCCCAGTTCCTGCTTGACAACGGCGTTGAGCCGGCACGAAAAGTTGTTGTCTGTGAACGTCTAAGCTACCCTGATGAGCAAATTGTCGAATCCACTTTAGAAGATATTGCCGAAAGCGAATTTACCTATATGTGCATTATGGTAATATATTAAGACAATTTATTCCCAAAATTCATTTTAAAAGTTATTTATCATTTATTTTTAAAATTAAAGCTTAAATATTCTAGAAATCATACTTTGATTGTTGATTTTGAAAAATTAACGTCAAGGTAGATACTATGAATATTAAAATAAACACCATATGTTTCATTTTCCTATTTGTTTTTTTAATATCGGCAGTTTCCGCTAGCGATTTTGAAAATGGAACATTGAAAGCTATCAAACAGTCTGATTCAAATCAGGAATTAAGTAAGGTAAACAATGTAAAAACGGACAGTTTGGGTGCCGAGCAGACCCCCGAAAAAGTCTACTTGACCGCACCCGACGTTAAAATGCATTACAAGGATGGAAGCATATTTAAGGTTACTCTTAAAGACAAAAGCAAAAAGGCAATAAGCAACGTTAAAGTTAAAATTGCAATAAACGGAGTGACCTACAGCAAGGTAACCGACAAAAAGGGAACAGCATCAATCAACTTGAATTTAAAAAGCGGAATCTACAATGTCTTAACGACATTTGAGGGAACAAGCAAATATTCAAAACAGAGCGCCAAAAGCACTGTAATAATCAAAAGCACAATAAAGTGCAGCGACTTCACAAAATACTATAAAAACACAGCCTCCTATTTTGCCACATTCTATGACCAAAAGGGAAAGCTTTTAAAGAACACAGCAGCAAAAGTTAAATTAAACGGCAAGACATATTCCATAAAAACCAATGCAAAGGGCGTTGGAAAGCTAGCCATTGACCTAAAACCGGGACAATACAGCATTTCCGTGACAAACCCAAAAACCACTGAAACCATAACAAAAACCGTCAACATCAAATCATTGATTGAGACAAATGATCTGACAGTCAATGAAAGCCAAACCGCCAAATTCAATGTGAAAATTTTAAATAGCTATGGAAAAGCATCGCCAAACAAGAAGGTAACGATAACTGTCAACGGCGAAACCTATACGAAAACCACCGATAAAAGTGGAATCGCAACATTGAATCTGAATTTAGATGCCGGAAAATACACAATAACAACAGAATATTCAGGACTTAAATCAATTAACACGATAACAGTGAATAAACTTATAAAAACATCGAAATTCATGCATACAATTCTGATTCCCGATTATGTCAATGTGACTGCCCCATATGTATTTAAAAACTCCCAATATTCTCTAAAAACCGGTTCGAATGGAATAATAAAAATGCCGAAAAATGAGGTTTTCACTGTTGAAATCGGCAATGAAATCTATTTGTTTTCAACCTCCAAAATCGGAGGCATCGATTCCACGGTAATCGGATACAACAATTATCTGATTCCTTTAGACGGAAGCGGAATTAAAAGCAATGTGAATAGAAACAATCTAAAAGACAATGGAATAGTGATTTCAAAAATAGACGGATTTACACAAATAGACTATCAGTCAAACACCAGCGACAATGTGGAACTGTTCGGCATGTATGCAGACAAATACCTCACCAATAGCGAAACAATAACATACATGCAAAATGACCAAATCACAGCCAAAATTAATTTCCAAACATACAGCTTTGATGAAACCGGCCTGAAATACAGTCTGGCAAAATACTATCAAAAATCAATGAATGACTTCAACACAAAAAGCTATGATGAAATCACCAACCACAATGCCGCTTCAATCAGATTTGCAAACTCCAATATTCCTGTAGAATTCACGTATTACGGCAAGAGTATTGCAGGCTATGTCTCCAAAGAGGATTTGATTACCCAATTTACAGTCAATGGAAAACAGGAACTTGAAAAAACGGAAACTATAAGCTATGGGCTTGACATGAAATACCGCAGAAGCCTTGGCTTTGAATTCCTTCAAAGCTACAGCATTATTAACGAGAAGATTACTGCAGACACATTGCAAAATTGGGTTTCCATGAATTCAAAATACTTATCAAGATTTGGCGTGATGAATGTCTATGGAATGCATTTGGCCTCACTTCAAACAGCATGGATGGCAGACGAACTGGCCGATAGCTATTCCAAGGAATTTGAAGTGACCTGGAAGAGAGATAATGGGGTTACAATATTGGGCGGAATAAATCTTGAAAACACTTATCTAAACATTCTGGATGCAGACATGGGAATGAAAGTTAGTGGAAATGAGAAAAATGCCGTATTGTTTAGACTGATTAATTCCATGAACCTGCCGAACCTGGAAGATTATTCCCTATCACAGGTCGCCTGGAGATTTATGGACAACACTACAAATTCACAGGACAACATATTAAATGCAATATTGAAAAATAAGTTCAGCATGGCACAATTGGGAGAAATGATTTACATTTTCTCTGAAGACGGGACAAAATCTGCAATCATGCTCAACTCAACAAGCGGTGTTGCAAAGGTTATATTAAGTCAAAACAATACTGTTTACAAAGGGTCATTGATAGCCACATCCGGAGATTGCTGCAGTGTCGGAATAGTTCCAAAGGACATTATTTCAGGAATCAGAAATCTTTTAAACTCGTTCAATGATGGAATTAACGGTTTGTCTGACATTTTGGATAACTTGCATCCCTTAAGCGTTCTAGCATATTATGGAATTAAGCTAGTATTGGAAAAAACCTTGCAGGGAGCTTCATCAGCATGCCTAGGCCTATTCTCCACAATGGCAGTAATACAAAATGCAGGAACCATATTCAGAGACAATGTAGTAAATCAAAACGACTGGCATAAGCTTATGGATACTGTGGCATTTACAAGGCCAGGTTATCTGCAGGGAAAGAAGATATACAATATTCCAAACGATGAGGGAGGCTATGACTACATTGAAGTGAAAATCAATGGCGATTTGAGTCTAGACAGGGACAATGCCGTATACATAAGCAATGGAAACGTGAGAAAACTAACTAGGCAAGAGACATACGACTACTTTAGCGACGAATACTGGACCCCAA
This sequence is a window from Methanobrevibacter sp.. Protein-coding genes within it:
- a CDS encoding Ig-like domain-containing protein, which translates into the protein MNIKINTICFIFLFVFLISAVSASDFENGTLKAIKQSDSNQELSKVNNVKTDSLGAEQTPEKVYLTAPDVKMHYKDGSIFKVTLKDKSKKAISNVKVKIAINGVTYSKVTDKKGTASINLNLKSGIYNVLTTFEGTSKYSKQSAKSTVIIKSTIKCSDFTKYYKNTASYFATFYDQKGKLLKNTAAKVKLNGKTYSIKTNAKGVGKLAIDLKPGQYSISVTNPKTTETITKTVNIKSLIETNDLTVNESQTAKFNVKILNSYGKASPNKKVTITVNGETYTKTTDKSGIATLNLNLDAGKYTITTEYSGLKSINTITVNKLIKTSKFMHTILIPDYVNVTAPYVFKNSQYSLKTGSNGIIKMPKNEVFTVEIGNEIYLFSTSKIGGIDSTVIGYNNYLIPLDGSGIKSNVNRNNLKDNGIVISKIDGFTQIDYQSNTSDNVELFGMYADKYLTNSETITYMQNDQITAKINFQTYSFDETGLKYSLAKYYQKSMNDFNTKSYDEITNHNAASIRFANSNIPVEFTYYGKSIAGYVSKEDLITQFTVNGKQELEKTETISYGLDMKYRRSLGFEFLQSYSIINEKITADTLQNWVSMNSKYLSRFGVMNVYGMHLASLQTAWMADELADSYSKEFEVTWKRDNGVTILGGINLENTYLNILDADMGMKVSGNEKNAVLFRLINSMNLPNLEDYSLSQVAWRFMDNTTNSQDNILNAILKNKFSMAQLGEMIYIFSEDGTKSAIMLNSTSGVAKVILSQNNTVYKGSLIATSGDCCSVGIVPKDIISGIRNLLNSFNDGINGLSDILDNLHPLSVLAYYGIKLVLEKTLQGASSACLGLFSTMAVIQNAGTIFRDNVVNQNDWHKLMDTVAFTRPGYLQGKKIYNIPNDEGGYDYIEVKINGDLSLDRDNAVYISNGNVRKLTRQETYDYFSDEYWTPISMPTQYWDDSWKEIM